The Pseudonocardia sp. HH130630-07 DNA window CCGCGGACGCCGAGCGCCCGCAGGCCGTCCACCTGCTGCTCCCGGAGGGCCGGATCGCGGTCAGCGCGCTCGCCGCGCCGCGGTCCTCCGCGCTGTGGTCCGATCTCGCGGCCGAGATCGAGCAGTCGCTGCGCAAGGGCGGGGCCCGGGTGCGTTCGGCCCGCGGCGACTGGGGCCTCGAACTGCACGCCCGCACGGAGAACGCCGCCTCGGTGTTCGTCGGGTGCGACGGGCCCCGCTGGATGGTCTACGGCGTGGCGACGGCGTCGCTGGACACCGTCGAGGCGCTCGACGTGGAGCTGCGCCGGGTGCTGCGCGGGATCATCGTCGTCCGCGGCAAGTCGCCGTACCCGCCGCGGACGGTGCTGCCGCTGGAGCTCCCCGAGCACCTGCGGGAACAGCAGCCGGAGGTGGCGCCGCAGAAGCCGAGCATCACCGTCTCGGTGCCGCGCCCGGCCGACGAGCCGGCCGGCTCCGGGCCCGCGGCCCGCTCCCGCCCGGGCGGCCCGGACTCCGGTGCCGTGCCGGCGGCCCCGGGACCGGACACCGGCTCGCGTCCGGTGCCCGTGCCCGAGCGCCGTGCCCCGGCGCCGTCGCGGGCCCCGGTCGACGCCGGCGCCGATCCCGACACCCGCGCGCTGCCCTCGGTCCCGCGCCGACCGGCGGCCGGACCGGTTCCGGCCGAGGCGGCCGCCGAGCGCACCGCACTGGCCCGCCCGGTCCCGCCGGAGGACGCCGCCGAGCGCACGACGATCGCGCCCCTGCCCGCGGTCGACGCCGTCCGCCCGGACCGCGGCCGGACCGCGCGGCCGGACCGTGCGGCCGGTGCCGCCGCCGAGCGGCCGGATCGTGCCGCCCGGGGCGCGCGCCCCGCCCGGGCCGGGCGTGCCGAGCCCGCCGATCGCCGGACCGGTGCCGGCCGTACCGGTGCTGCGGACCGTCCTGCGGCGTCCCGCCGCCGTCTCGCGGAGACCGGCGAGCGGCCCGGCGCCGCCCCGGCCGCCCGGGCCGGTGCACCCGCCGGGCGCGGGCCCGGAACGACCGGGGAGCGCCCCGTCCCGGCGCCCGGTCCGGAGGAGCCCCGCACCGGCCCCGCCCCGGCGCAGCGCCGGGCACCGGGATCGACCTCCCGGCCGCGCCGGGCCGTGCCCGCCGCGGCGGTGGAGCCGGTCGACCCGGACCCGTTCACCGGGCGCATCCCGGAGCAGGCGGCCGAGGTCGCCGAGCCCCCCGTCCGCCGCGACCCGGCGGTCACCACGCTGTCGATGGCGGACCTGCTCGCCGGCGCCGGGAGCGACGACCGGGCCGAACCGGCCGAGCGGTCCGCCGCGACCACCGGCACCGGCCGCGGCCGTACCGGCGGCGCGGAGAGCGAGCCGGCGTTCGGTGCCGGTGAGCCGGCCGCGGCGGCGGCACCCGGTGGCCGGCGTTCCCGCCGCCGGGCCGACGACGAGCCGGCCCGCCGGCTCGACGCCGCGGCGCTGCTCGCCGGGCAGGACGACGAGCCGGAGCGGCCCGCCCGGCGCACCGGCCGGTCCGGGGCGCTCGCGATCGAGGACATCCCGCTGTCGGACGTGCCGCTCATGGAGGCGACCCTCGACCGCGAGCCCGAGCCCGAGCCCGAGCCCGAGCCCGAGCCGCAGCGGCAACGGCGTCGGCGGACCGAGCCCGAGGACGACTGGCTGTCCTCGGAGATCGCCGCCAGCCGCCGGGCCGGCCGGCACGGCAGCGGCACCTCGGTCGCCGATCTGCTCGCCTCCGCCGGGCTCGGTACCCCCGCCACCGGCCACCGCCACGACGACGCGGACGTCCTGGGCGCCGCGTCGCTGCCGGTGCGGCAGGCCGGCGCGTCCGGGACACGGACGTCCCGCGCGCACGACGAACCGTTCGGCGCCGCGGCCCCACGCCCGGACGAGGACCTGTTCGGCCCGGCCCGCGGCTGGGACGGCGACAGCGCCTTCGACACGTCGGCGAGCACGGTGCAGCCCGACTACCTGGCGGGTGGGCCCACCTCCGCCGACGAGGCCCGCAGTGCGCTGCAGGACCTGCTGCGCAGTGCGTCGGCCGGTCCGGCGGCGGACCCCGGCCCGGCCGATCCGCACGGCAGCGGCAACGGCAACGGCAACGAGGTCACCGGTCTCGCCGACTACCGGGCCAGCCGGGCCGCCGCCGGGCGACGCACCGGGCGGGCCGCGGACGACGATCCGGGCGGCCGCGCCGCAGCGGGGGGCCGGGACGCGTTCGGCGGCCCGGGCGCTTTCGGCGCGGACGGCGTCGACGACTCCTACGCGGGTGCCGACCCGGGGCGGGCGGCCGGGGGCTCCGGCCTGACCGGGCAGTGGTCGTCCGGCCGGCGCGCCGCGGCCGCCGATCCCCGCGATCTCGGCCGGCACCGGCGGGACTGACCGGACGGTCGCGATCCCGGCGTTCCGGGCATCGGGGCCCGGAACGCCCGCCGGTCGGCGGGGGGCCGACCGTCCGTCGCCGCCGCCGGACCGGTGCCCGCAACCGCTGTGCTGCGCGGCACCACGGCCGGTCCCGCGCGGGAACCGATCCGGGCCCGTCGCGCGTTACCCTGGGCAGCGCGTCACACGACACCCGTCGGGTCGCCACACGAGTGCGGGACACCGGACGGACCGGGGCCGCGCGGGCCGAGGAGAGACATGGGCAGCACGGATGGCGGGGCGTTCCGCCGGATGCTCCGCAAACTCACCAGCGACGTCGACGAACTCGACGCACGTGATCTCGCCGAGGACGTCGAGGAGACCGGCGCCCGGCCGGCCCGCGACTGCGCCTGCGGGGAGGAGGTCACGATGCTCGGCCGGATCCGCACCGTCGAGCTCTGCCCGCAGAGCGCCGAGGCCACGCTGAAGGCCGAGCTGTTCGACGGGACCGACGGCGTCACCCTGGTCTGGATGGGCCGGCGTCGCATCCCCGGTATCGAGGCCGGTCGCACCATGCGCGTCCGCGGGCGGCTGTCCGTCCGCGACGGGCGCAAGGTGCTCTACAACCCGTACTACGAGATCTGCCGCACCCAGTAACCGGTCGGACTCCGCTTGAGCGACGACCAGGACGCACCCACCACCCGGTTCCCGCGGATCGAGGCGACCCCGGAGGAGAGCACCGGCCCGATCGGCCGCCCCGTTCCCGCCGCGGAGGACGGGCCGCCCGCCGCGCCGACCATGCTGGAGCAGATGGGCGGGGTGACCGGCATCATCGCCTCGTCGGTCCCGGTCGTCGTGTTCGTCGTCGCGAACCTGCTCACCGAGCTCCGGACCGCGGTGTACGCCGCCGTCGGGGCCGGGATCGTCGTCCTGCTGGTGCGGCTGGTGCGCCGGGACCCGGTGATGCCGGCGATCTCCGGCCTGTTCGGGGTCGGTGTGTGCGCGCTGGTGGCGAACCAGACCGGCGAGGCCCGCGGGTTCTACCTGCCCGGCCTGCTCTACAGCGGTTTCCTCGGCCTCGTCGCGCTGGTGTCGATCGTGGTCCGCTGGCCGCTGGCCGGAGCGATCTGGCACGGCATCAACGGGCACGGCACCGAGTGGCGCGCCGACCCGCGGCTGGTCCGCGCCTACGGCTGGGCGACCGGCGTGTGGGCGGCGACGTTCCTCGCCAAGGTCGTCGTGCAGGGCGGGCTCTACCTGGCGAACTCCGAGACCTGGCTGGGCGTGGCCCGGCTGGTGATGGGCTACCCGCTGACGGCCGTGGCCATCCTGGCGACGGTCCTGATCGTCCGGCGGGTGCCCGCCCGCAGTGCTCCGGCAGGCCGTCCCGCCTGAGCGGCGTTCACGGCCGGGCCAGCGCGTCCCGGATCTCCTCCTCGACCGCGGCGGTCGCGACGAACAGCAGCTCGTCGCCGGGCTCCAGCGCGTCGTCCGGCTGCGGGACGATGACCCGGCCCCCGCGCAGGATCGTCACCAGCGCGGAGTCCGGCGGCAGCGTCACCGCGCGCACCGGGCGCCCCGCGAGCGGGGTGTCCTCGGGGAGCGTCACCTCGACCAGGTTCGCCTGTCCCTGCCGCAGGGTCAGCAGCCGCACCAGGTCCCCGACGGCGACGGCCTCCTCCACCAGCGCGGCGAGCAGCCGCGGGGTGGACACCGCGACGTCGACACCCCAGTTCTCGCCGAACAGCCACTCGTTGCGCGGGTCGTTCACCCGGGCGACGACGCGGCGTACCCCGAACTCGGTCTTGGCCAGCAGCGACACCACCAGGTTGACCTTGTCGTCACCGGTGGCGGCGATGACGACGTCGCACCCCTCGATCCCGGCGTCCTCCAGCGACGCGAGCTCGCACGCGTCGGCGTGCACCCACTCGGCCTCCGGGACGGCGTTCGGGTCGATGTGCCCCAGGTCCCGCTCGATCAGCATCACCCGGTGCCGGGACTCGGCCAGTTCCAGTGCGATGGACCGCCCGACGGCGCCCGCTCCCGCGATCGCGACCCGCATCTCAGTCCTCCTCGGGGGGTGCCGCGGCGGCCGCGGTCACGTCGCTGACCGTGCCGGAGATCGCCGACACGTAGACGGTGTCCTCGGCCTGCACGGTCGTCTCCCTGGTCGGCAGCACCCCGGTGCCGAAGCGGACGACGAAGGCGACCCGGGACCCGGTGGCCCGCTCCAGCTCGGCGACCGGGCGCCCGACCCACTCCTCGTGCAGCGGCAGCGGCAGCACCGCGACCGTCCCGGTGGGCTCGCGCCACGCGGTCGCGACGCCGTCCGGCAGCAGCATCCGCAGCAGGCGGTCGGTGGTCCACGGCACCGTCGCGACGGTCGGGATGCCGAGGCGCTCGTAGACCGCGGCCCGCTTGGCGTCGTAGATACGGGCGACGACCTTCTCGACGCCGTAGCTCTCCCGGGCCACCCGGGCGGCGATGATGTTGGAGTTGTCCCCCGAGGAGACGGCGGCGAACGCGTCCGCGCCGGTCAGCCCCGCCTCGTCGAGAACGCTGCGGTGGAAGCCGAAGCCGACGACCTGCCGCCCCCGGAAGTCCGGACCGAGCCTGCGGAACGCCTGCGGGTCCTGGTCGATCACCGCGACCTCGTGGCCGAGTCGCTCCAGGCCGGAGGCCAGGGAGGCGCCCACCCGGCCGCATCCCATGATCACGACGTTCATCGTGGAGTGGTCCTTCCCGCGGGCGCGGGCCCGGGATGTACGATTCGTCCTCGACGCGCCGCGTGTCTCCGGTGTCTGCCCCCGGGCGGCGTGGCGCGTACGGAGCGCAACGCTATCGCGTCCCCGTCGGGGGCGGGGCCTAGGCTGCGCACCGTGCCCAAGCTCGCTGTCGCACTCAAGCGACTCGTGGTCGGCCGGCCGCGGCGCAGCGACCGCCTGACCAGCACCCTCCTGCCGAAGCGGATCGCGCTCCCCATCTTCGCCTCGGACGCCATGTCCTCGGTCGCCTACGCGCCCGAGGAGATCTTCCTGACCCTGTCGGTGGCCGGTGTCGCGTCCTACGTGATGTCGCCGTGGATCGGGCTGGCGGTCGTCGTCGTGCTGCTCACGGTGGTTGCGAGCTACCGGCAGAACGTGCGGGCCTACCCGTCCGGCGGCGGGGACTACGAGGTGGTGACGGTCAACCTCGGCAAGAACGCCGGGCTGACCGTGGCGTCCGCCCTGCTGGTCGACTACACCCTCACGGTGGCGGTCTCCATCTCCGCCGCGGCGGCCAACATCGGCGCGCTCCTGCCGTTCGTCGCCGAGCACAAGGTGCTGTTCGCGGTGTCGGCGATCGCCGTGCTCACCGCGATCAACCTGCGCGGCATCCGCGAGTCCGGCACCGCGTTCGCGATCCCCGTCTACGCGTTCGTGCTCGGGGTCGGCACGATGATCATCTGGGGGCTGACCCGGATCCTGATCCTGGGCGACGACGTCCGCGCGGCCAGCGCCGACCTCGACCTCGTCGCCGAGGGCGACGCCTACACCGGGCTCGCGCTCGTCCTGCTCGTCCTGCGGTCGTTCACCCAGGGCGCGGCCGCGCTGACCGGGGTCGAGGCGATCTCGAACGGGGTCCCGGCGTTCCGCAAGCCGAAGTCGCGCAACGCGGCGACCACGTTGCTGCTGCTCGGCGGCATGTCGGTGACGCTGTTCATGGGGCTGGTCGCGCTGGCCCAGCTGACCGGGGTGCAGATCGCCGAGGATCCGGTCCGCCAGTTCCCGGACGCGCCGCCCGGCTACCAGCAGCAGACGATGGTCGCCCAGCTCGCGTCCGCGGTGTTCGAGGACTTCCGGCCCGGCTACTTCTTCGTGATCGTGATGACGGCACTGATCCTGGTGCTGGCCGCGAACACCGCGTTCAACGGGTTCCCGGTGCTCGGCTCGATCCTCTCCCAGGACCGCTACCTGCCCCGCCAGCTGCACACCCGGGGCGACCGGCTGGCGTTCTCCAACGGCATCCTGCTGCTGGCGCTGTTCGCGATCGGTCTGGTCGTCGGGTTCCAGGCCGAGGTCACCCGGCTGATCCCGCTCTACACCGTCGGGGTGTTCGTCTCCTTCACGCTGTCCCAGATGGGCATGGTGCGGCACTGGAACCGGGAGCTGGCCCTCGGGCCGGAGACCCCGCAGCGCCGCCGGATCCGGCGGTCGCAGGCGATCAACGCGTTCGGCGCCGGCATGACCGGTGTCGTGCTGGTCACGGTGCTGATCACGAAGTTCACCCTGGGCGCGTGGATCGCGATCGTGGCGATGGCCGGCTTCTTCGTCCTCATGCGCGGCATCCAGCTGCACTACGACCGGGTCGCGGCCGCGCTGGTCGCCGACGCGACCGACGACGTCCTGCCCTCGCGCAACCACGCGGTCGTGCTGGTGTCCACCCTGCACAAGCCGACGCTGCGGGCACTGGCCTACGCCAGGGCCACCCGGCCGGACATCCTCGAGGCGGTGACGGTCAACGTCGACGACACCGAGACCAAGAAGCTGGTCGAGCAGTGGCACCTGCGTAAACTGCCGGTCCCGCTCAAGGTCGTGGAGTCGCCGTACCGGGAGATCACCCGCCCGGTGCTGGACTACGTCAAGCGGATCCGGTCGGACTCGCCGCGCAACGTGGTGACCGTCTACATCCCGGAGTACGTCGTCGGACACTGGTGGGAGCAGGTCTTGCACAACCAGAGCGCACTGCGGCTCAAGTCGCGGTTGCTGTTCCAGCCCGGGGTGATGGTGACCAGCGTGCCGTGGCAGCTGCCGTCGTCGTCGCGCACCAGGGCGCTGTCCCCGCTGAACGCGCCCGGCGCGTCCCGGCGCGGCTACCCCGGCCTCGAGCAGCTGCCCGGCGAGCAGCGCGACGGTGGCACAGCGACCACCGCCGGAGCCCGCCGTGCCCCGGAGGACGGCCGATGAGCACCGTCCCCGCCGCGGACTGGACCGACCGGATGCTGGAGCTGACCGTCGGGCCGGTCGCGCACGGCGGGCACTGCGTCGCCCGGGCCGGTGAGGACGGCCTGGCGGCCGACGACGGCCGGGTCGTGTTCGTCCGGCACGCGCTGCCCGGCGAGCGGGTCCGGGCCGTCGTCACCGACGACCCCGGCGGCGCGTTCTGCCGGGCCGACACGGTCGACGTCCTCGCGCCGTCACCGGACCGGGTCGAGCCCGGCTGTGTCTGGTCCGGTCCCGGCGGGTGCGGCGGCTGCGACTTCCAGCACGCGACCCCCGCGGCGCAGCGCGCGCTCAAGACGTCCGTGCTGCGCGAGCAGCTCGCCCGGCTGGCAGGTGCGGCCGCGCCCGGCTCCCGGGTGGCGTTCGTCGAGGAGCTGCCCGGCGGACCGCTCGGCTGGCGGACCCGGGTCCGGCTCGCCGTGGACGACGCCGGTGTCCCCGGCCTGCGCGCGCACCGCAGCCACGACGTCTGCGAGATCGCGGACTGCCCGCTGGTGCCGCACGGTGCGCTCGAGCCCGTGCTCGAACGGCGGTTCCGGCCGGAGTCCGAGGTCGACGTGACCGTCGGTGAGGACGGCGCGGCCCGGGTCGGGGCCGGTGCCGTCGTGACCGCCGCGGGCCGGACCTGGGAGCTGTCGGCCGGCACGTTCTGGCAGGTGCACCCGGCGCTGGCCGACACGCTCGCCGGGGTCGTCGCCGACTGGGCGGACGCACCGCGCGGGGGAGTGGCGTGGGACCTCTACGGCGGTGTCGGGCTGCTCGGATCCGTGCTCGCCGACCAGGTCGGCCCGGACGGGACGGTACTGGTGGTGGAGTCCTCGCCGACCGCGGTCGCCGACGGTGCGGCCGCGCTGGCCGACCTGGGCCAGGTGGGGTTCGTGCAGGGCCGGGCCGAACGGGAGATCGGCCGGTTGCGGCCCGCACCGGACGTCGTGGTCACCGATCCGCCGCGTTCCGGGCTGGGCCGGGCGACGGTCCGCGCGCTCGCCGACCGCGGTCCGAGCCGGATCGTGCACGTCGCCTGCGACCCGGCGGCGCTCGGCCGTGACCTCGCCCTGTTCGCCGGTGCCGGGTACCGGGTCGGCGCGCTGCGCGCGTTCGACGCGTTCCCGATGACCCACCACATGGAGGCCGCGGTGCTGCTGGAGCGGGACGACCGGTGATCACCGTCGCCCAGCTCTCCGATCTGCACCTCGGGGCGCCGGGCAACGGCGAGCGGGCGGCACGGGCCGTCGCGGGCGCCCGGGCGCTCGGCGCCGATCTGCTGCTCGTCACCGGGGACGTCGCGGAGCACGGCGCACCGGAGGAGTACGAGCAGGCCGCCGAGCTGCTCGACGTGGCCGACGTGCACCTGGTGCCCGGCAACCACGACGACCGCACGGCGATGGTCGCGGCGTTCGGCCCGGTGGGGCACCGGCGGCTGCGCCGGGGCGGGGCGAACGTCGTGCTCCTCGACTCGCTGGTCGCCGGGGCCGCGGAGGGCGCGCTGTCCGACGACGGGATCGAGCTGCTCGCCGGGGCGGCAGGGGATCCGGCGCCGCTGCTGGTCGCCCTGCACCACCCGCCGGTACCGCTCGGGCACCCGTTCATGGACGGGATCCGGCTGCTCGACGCCGGGCCGTTCACCGCGGTGCTCGCCACCCGGACCGGGCCGGCCATGGTCGTCTGCGGCCACGTGCACCGCGCGCTGACGACGACGGTCGCCGGGCACCCGCTCGTCGTCGCCCCGTCGGTGGCGCCCGCGGTCCGGTTCCCCGGGGAGCCGGGCGAGGGGTTCGCGCTCCCGGACTCGGTGCCCGGTGGCGCGGTGCACGTGCTGGGGGACGGCCCGCCACGCACCCGGTTCCTCACCTGGCCGTGAGCACCGGCCCGGCTCCCGGACAGGACCGGCGGATGGCTAGAGTGACGAGCGCGTCGGCGGGCCGATCGCAGCAGGCCCCTGTAGCCCAATCGGCAGAGGCGATGGACTCAAAATCCATACAGTGTGGGTTCGAATCCCACCGGGGGCACAACTACATCGACACGCGGGGCCGATCGGCGAGCACGTCGCCCAGGAGCCGCTCGGTGTCGTCGAGGTGGTCGAGCAGCGTCCCGGCTGCGACGTGGCGGGCGAGCCAGAACCGGTCGAGATCGGGCTGGAACGCCGCCGGTCCCAGGTAGTGCTGCGTGACGCCGTAGAGGCTGGTCAGCAGCTGGACGAGCGCGACCCTGGCACAGGCGGCCACGTCGGCGTCGCGCACCGCGGGGTTGGTCCGCAGGTACGCCGTGACGAAGGTCCGCGCGCTGCCCGGCCAGTCACGGCCGGGACCGACCTGATGCGGGTAGAACGCCATGCGTCCGAGGTCGTAGGCGGGCAGGAACGGTTCGGGCGGGCCGAAGTCGAGTACCGCGGTGAGCCGATCGCCGTCGAAGAGCAGGTTGACCGGGCTGAAGTCGCCGTGCACGACCTGCGTGCTCAACCCGGCCGGCAGCCCGTCGAGCAGCGCGGGGAGGTGATCGAGCATCGCGCGCCGCTCGACGAGCGTCCGCTCCGCGGCGTCGTCGAACCCGTCGCGTTCGCCGGACCCGGTCCGGGCCGAGATCCTCGCGAGCAGCGTGTCGATCCGTGCCCGCAGTGCACCGGGATCGATCCGGAACCAGGCATCGGTGTGCGGGGAGGGCTCGCTGCTCCCGGGTAGCGCGGCGAAGGCGGCGTGGATGCGGCCCAGGGCGCTGCCGGCTTCGGTGAGCCGGCGGGAGCCGAGCAACGGGGCGACCGATCCCGGGATCCACCGCCACACCGACAGACCGGCCGCGGTGTCGAGCAGGGCGCCGTCGACGTTGCGGATCACCGGCGCCACCGGGACCCCGTGCCGGGCGGCGAGCTCGGACGACGCGATCGCGCGTTCCTCGCGGGCGAGGTCGGCGTGGCCGGGATAGCACGTGACGAAGATCCGGCGCCGGTCGGTGGTGCTGACCCGGTAGTTCGTCGTGCTCTGCCCGAGCAGCACCCGGTCCACGGCGCGGGCGATCGTGCCGTAGCGCTGAGCCAGTACGGCGATCACCTCGTCGGCGGAGCAGGCGGCGTCGGTGCCGAGCACCCAGCCACCTCATCACGACGGCGCCCGCAGCCGCCATTCCCTGCATGCCATCCACGAGGCACCGGAACACTCCCGGACGACCGCGATCCACTCCACGAGCGGCCCCCCGCCCACCCGCGGTCGCCCCGAGCACCCCGGAGCGGCCCGCGCACCTCGCAGCGGTGTGCCGCGCCCGTCGGGCGGATGCGGCACACCGGAGCGGGGCGCACGATCGGCATGCGGGCGCGGCCGGCGTCGAGGGACCGGGGTGGGCGGCGGAACCCGGCGCGCGTCCGTACCGGCGATGCCCGGCGGGGTCCGGATCCCCGGTGCCGAGATGCACGTGGGCGGGGTCCCGGCACCGGGCCCAGCCCGCTGTGACGCATCTCGGCGCGAGGAACCGCGCGATGGGACCGGCGTGCTGGACCCGCCGGGATGGGTCCGGCACGCCGAGCGGGTGCGCGACAGCCGGGCCGGGGCGTGTCGACGCGCCGTCGTCGTACCAGGAGCAAGGGGCTGCGGCAGGAGTGGAGAGCCGTGGCCCCGTCGAGCTCGCCGGAACCCGCCGCCGCCGTGCCGGGCAACGACCGGGCATGCAGGGCCGTCGCGATCTCCATACAGCTGCTGGCTTATTACAGTGGATGTCTAATTATAGTCGATGTAGGATTCTGCTCCGCCCATGATCGTCCGCGTGCTCCGGTGCGCGGCGGAAGGAGATCCGCCTTGTCGCGCAGCAGAATCGGTGCCGTCGTCACAGCCGCGGCAGCGGCCGTCCTCGCCGTCGTCGCGGTACCGGCCGCGGAGCCGGTCGACACGCCGGTCCGGGCGGTCGCGCAGCTGGCGCCCGCCGACACCCACCGGGGCGGCGGCTCGTGCATCAACTGGTCGTGGGCCGACGGGAACGTCAGCACCACGATCTACTTCAACAACCACTGCGCGTCCGCGCGCTGGCTCGAGGTCGGCCGCAACCACCAGTACTGGCCCAAGTGCATCAAGGTGAACGGCAACACCAAGGGCAACAAGCGGATCTGGGACTCCACGCCGACCTACGTCCACGAGAAGGCCCACTGCACCCAGCAGCGCGGCTGACCGCGGGATCGGCCGCCGCCACCGGGCCCGTCCCCACGGCGGGGCCGCGAGCTCTCTCCGGTGTCCGGACCTCCTCGATGTTCGTGGGGCGGGAGGAGAAGCGCAGCAGCTCCCCGGGACGGCCGGTCGGGGAGTGGAGGATCGTGCCCGACGAGCCGACCGAACGCTTTCTCGCGATTCCGGGACGTGCATCGGATCTGCGTGGTCAATCGCTTCGGAAGGTGGCGCGCGACCGGAGGGATCCGGCGGCCGGGCAGTGGACGCCGTGTCGTGGCCGGGTAGGACGGGCGACGGCTGGTCCGCCCCGTGTCGCTCCGCCGCCGACCGGCCACCGTCGCCGCCGGGGGAGGGGCCGGGGATCCGGTGCGGCGCGCCGACCGGGCCCGGCCCGCCGGTCGGCCGGAGCGGCGCGCCCGTGGAAGTGCTCGCCCACGAGCGTGTTTCCGCACACGAAAGGCCGAAGGAGTTCGGTCGTGCACGGCCGCGCCGGTAGCCTGGGGGTTCCCGGTCGCACAGCCCGTACGTTCGTAAGGAGACCCCGGTGACCGACAACGTTCCCGCAGAGACGCCGGCCGACGACGGCCCGCAGCCCGGGTGGCGGGTGCTGGTCGTCGAGGACGAGGCACTGATCCGCATGGACCTCGCCGAGATGCTCTCCGAGGAGGGCTACCAGATCGCCGGTGAGGCCGGCGACGGCGAGGCGGCCATCACCCAGGCCCGCGACCTGAAGCCGGACCTGGTGATCATGGACGTCAAGATGCCCAAGAAGGACGGCATCGAGGCGGCGGCCGTGATCGTCGAGGAGAAGATCGCTCCCGTCGTCATGCTGACCGCGTTCAGCCAGCGCGACCTCATCGAGCGCGCCCGTGACGCCGGCGCGATGGCCTACCTCGTCAAGCCGTTCGCGCGCCACGAGCTGGTCCCGGCGATCGAGCT harbors:
- a CDS encoding metallophosphoesterase; this translates as MITVAQLSDLHLGAPGNGERAARAVAGARALGADLLLVTGDVAEHGAPEEYEQAAELLDVADVHLVPGNHDDRTAMVAAFGPVGHRRLRRGGANVVLLDSLVAGAAEGALSDDGIELLAGAAGDPAPLLVALHHPPVPLGHPFMDGIRLLDAGPFTAVLATRTGPAMVVCGHVHRALTTTVAGHPLVVAPSVAPAVRFPGEPGEGFALPDSVPGGAVHVLGDGPPRTRFLTWP
- a CDS encoding phosphotransferase enzyme family protein; amino-acid sequence: MLGTDAACSADEVIAVLAQRYGTIARAVDRVLLGQSTTNYRVSTTDRRRIFVTCYPGHADLAREERAIASSELAARHGVPVAPVIRNVDGALLDTAAGLSVWRWIPGSVAPLLGSRRLTEAGSALGRIHAAFAALPGSSEPSPHTDAWFRIDPGALRARIDTLLARISARTGSGERDGFDDAAERTLVERRAMLDHLPALLDGLPAGLSTQVVHGDFSPVNLLFDGDRLTAVLDFGPPEPFLPAYDLGRMAFYPHQVGPGRDWPGSARTFVTAYLRTNPAVRDADVAACARVALVQLLTSLYGVTQHYLGPAAFQPDLDRFWLARHVAAGTLLDHLDDTERLLGDVLADRPRVSM
- a CDS encoding ANTAR domain-containing response regulator, with translation MTDNVPAETPADDGPQPGWRVLVVEDEALIRMDLAEMLSEEGYQIAGEAGDGEAAITQARDLKPDLVIMDVKMPKKDGIEAAAVIVEEKIAPVVMLTAFSQRDLIERARDAGAMAYLVKPFARHELVPAIELAVSRFAEKRALEDEVASLNERFETRKVVDRAKGLLMTHQKMSEPEAFRWIQRTAMDRRTTMKAVADAVVDGLATAKSS